GGGAGCTTTTTTCCATCCAATGTCCTATAAATATTTTACACTAAGTTTTTGCTGTTTATTAATTTTCTTTTCATTACCATTACCTTTTTTCAGCCTCTTGTTAAAGAATTATACCACTTTTTAAAGTTACTTGTATATTATTTTTCCCTGTTGGGCAAAATTAGTATCAGAAAATATCTCGCAGGAGAAAAAGATGAAAAAAGGATCTATTTTAAACTCAATTACACCGTTTTATGACCAAAATATTCAAAATATTAAAAACGAATTTGGAAACTTTAGCGACCTTATAATAAGAGAGTTCAAGATTGGAAACAGCAATATAAGATCTTTTCTTGTCATGATAGATGGGCTTGTTGACAAGATGGTAATAAATGAACACATTTTAAAACCGCTCATGAGAGATATCAGTATTTATAAAAAGGACCAGTCTTCATGTGAAGAGATGTATATCTTCATAAAAGAAAACATTCTGTATAGTCACTGTATAACAGAAGAGAGAGACTGGGCAAAGACAGTTCACTGTATATTGTGCGGTGATGTTGCACTTTTTATTGATGGCGTAGACAGATGTCTTTTGATATCTGTGCGCGGATGGGAATCCCGCGGAATTGAAGAGCCAAACACAGAGGTTGTTGTAAGAGGACCAAGGGAAGGTTTTACTGAAAACTTGAGAACTAACACAGCGCTTATCAGAAGAAAAATTCGCGACCCAAAACTTAAGATTGAGTCAATAAAAATTGGTAAAATATCTAAAACAGATATCGCAATATGTTATATAGAATCCATTGCAAAAAAAGAACTTGTAGATGAGGTAAAAAGACGCCTTGAAAAGATTGATATGGAATACATTCTCGAATCAGGGTATATAGAATCTTTCATAGAAGACGGCAAATATTCAATCTTTCCAACTGTCGGAAACTCAGAAAAACCAGATGTGGTTGTCGGAAAACTTATGGAAGGAAGGGTTGCAATACTTGTTGACGGAACACCTTTTGCTCTGACCATTCCTTACCTTTTCGTTGAAGCTTTCCAGACAAGTGAGGACTACTATTCAAGGCCTTATTACTACAGCATTGTAAGGCTTTTGAGATACTTTTCGTTTTTTGTAGCAACAACCCTGCCGGCACTGTACATTGCAGTTACAACATTTCACCAGGAGCTTTTACCAACATCGCTTTTAATTAGCATTGCAAGTGCTCAGGCGGGAATACCTTTTCCATCGTTTGCAGAAACCCTTACAATGCTTGTTATATACGAAATACTAAAAGAAGCCGGTGTAAGGCTTCCACGGCCGGTGGGCCAGGCAATTTCTATTGTTGGTGCTCTTGTTATTGGTGAGGCATCTGTATCAGCTGGACTTATCGGGGCTCCAATGGTTGTAACAGTTGCATTTACTGCAATATCCGCTTTTATGATTCCTGCAATCTCTGACGCAGTCACAATCATAAGGTTTGCGTGTGTTGTAATGTCTGCTATCTGCGGACTTTACGGAATAATGCTTATATGGATTCTTATGATAATTCATCTTTGTAGCTTAAAATCATTTGGAATAAACTATCTTGCACCAATAGCTCCAATGGTAGTCAATGATCTCAGAGATGTGTTTGTAAGACTTCCTTGGAGAATTTTGAAAAAGCGACCTATTATCTTTAATAAAAATTTCTAAGGTTGGGTGGTAGACCAGTAAAATGTCAAATTCAAAAATATCATATTCTCAGTTTTTGTGTCTATTTTTTGTAAACAGAATAGTGATGGTTCTTACATTCTTGCCAATATTCAATGCGCCACCAAAAAACCAGGACGTATGGCTTTCGGTTGTGTTCATGTACCCATTTTCTATCTTAGTATCAATGCCACTTATTTATCTTTGTTCTTTATTTCCAAACCATACATTTACAAATATCCTCAATATTGTATTTGGAAGATTATCTATAGTTTTGTCTATCCTATATGTCTGGTTTTTCTTTCACATCACAGCAATACAGGTTGCACAGTTTGTTGAGTTCATGGCAACAGCTGTCATGCCAGAAACACCAATTCTTTTTTTCATAGTGACAATGTTGACTGTCTGTTTTTATGCACTTAAAAAAGGGATAGAGCCTTTGGCAAGATTTGGCCAGATAACAACATTTGCTACAATCTTGAGTCTTGCAATTATTATGATAATATCTTTAAGATTTTTCGACCCTGCAGCTTTAAAACCCGTTTTAGAGAAAAATATATCACAGTCTATCTTTGGTGGAATATACCTGTGTTCACTTAGTTCTGAAATAATCACAATTGGTATGATAAACCCGTATATAGTCAAGAACAAAAACTGTACAATCAAAGACATGACAAAAACTATTGCACTTGCTTTCTTGCTGGTTGACATATTTTATCTTGCAATTACAATCATAGTACTTTCTCTTTTTGGATATACCCAGGCAAGCAGGCTCTCATTTCCATTTTATTCTGCTATCAAAGTGTTAAGTGTTGCAGAGTTTCTTGAAAGGTTTGAATCGCTTCACATGGCAATTTGGATAATGGGCATATTTCTTAAAATCACATATTTCATGTACATTCTTCTTACTACAGTGCAGGAGCTGAGAAACACTGCAGACCATTTTGCATATGCAATTCCTTTTACATCTGTGCTTGCACCCTTTGTTTTTTATATAATTCCTAATTTTTTGTCCCTTGACAGGTTTATGAGCTATAAGTATTTTACACTGTACTCATACATCTTCATATTTTTCATACCGCTTTTTACCCTTATATTTGCAAAAATAAAGCTGAGGGCGAGAAAAAAATGAAAAAGTTTGTATTTTATTTAACACTGATTTTATTAACATTAGCCTTTCTGACAGGTTGCTGGAATAGAAAAGAACTCAACGATATATTGATTGTTCAGGCAGTTGGAATTGACAAAAACCAAAGTGGACAGTTCAAACTCACATATCAGGTATTAAAACCAAAGGTGCTCAAAACTCCGACAAATATACCTTCCAGTTTTCAGCAAAAAGGAGTGTGGTGTTTTTCTTCAACAGGCAAAAGCATATTTGATGCTATTCGAAATACAACACTTTCGTCAGACAAAAAACTTTTCTTTTCACACAACAAGATTATTGTTATTAGCGAAAAAGTTGCACATCAAGGAATTGAAAATGTTCTTGACATATTCTTAAGATATCATGAATTTCGTCCAGATGCGTATCTAATTGTTACTTCAGATGACATCGAAAAATTCTTAAATTCAAATGTCCCAATAGAGTCAATACCTGCAAAAGAACTTGAAAATGTAATAAAAAATTATTTTGCAAAC
The sequence above is drawn from the Caldicellulosiruptor bescii DSM 6725 genome and encodes:
- a CDS encoding spore germination protein, whose product is MKKGSILNSITPFYDQNIQNIKNEFGNFSDLIIREFKIGNSNIRSFLVMIDGLVDKMVINEHILKPLMRDISIYKKDQSSCEEMYIFIKENILYSHCITEERDWAKTVHCILCGDVALFIDGVDRCLLISVRGWESRGIEEPNTEVVVRGPREGFTENLRTNTALIRRKIRDPKLKIESIKIGKISKTDIAICYIESIAKKELVDEVKRRLEKIDMEYILESGYIESFIEDGKYSIFPTVGNSEKPDVVVGKLMEGRVAILVDGTPFALTIPYLFVEAFQTSEDYYSRPYYYSIVRLLRYFSFFVATTLPALYIAVTTFHQELLPTSLLISIASAQAGIPFPSFAETLTMLVIYEILKEAGVRLPRPVGQAISIVGALVIGEASVSAGLIGAPMVVTVAFTAISAFMIPAISDAVTIIRFACVVMSAICGLYGIMLIWILMIIHLCSLKSFGINYLAPIAPMVVNDLRDVFVRLPWRILKKRPIIFNKNF
- a CDS encoding GerAB/ArcD/ProY family transporter, which encodes MSNSKISYSQFLCLFFVNRIVMVLTFLPIFNAPPKNQDVWLSVVFMYPFSILVSMPLIYLCSLFPNHTFTNILNIVFGRLSIVLSILYVWFFFHITAIQVAQFVEFMATAVMPETPILFFIVTMLTVCFYALKKGIEPLARFGQITTFATILSLAIIMIISLRFFDPAALKPVLEKNISQSIFGGIYLCSLSSEIITIGMINPYIVKNKNCTIKDMTKTIALAFLLVDIFYLAITIIVLSLFGYTQASRLSFPFYSAIKVLSVAEFLERFESLHMAIWIMGIFLKITYFMYILLTTVQELRNTADHFAYAIPFTSVLAPFVFYIIPNFLSLDRFMSYKYFTLYSYIFIFFIPLFTLIFAKIKLRARKK